From Deltaproteobacteria bacterium:
CAGGCATGTCCCGATGCTATCACAAAGCTCCGATACTTCTATGAAGAATTCCCAAAATATTACGTTATTGCCGCAGGGTCGCTGCTTGAATTTATTCTGGATGAACAAATAAGGTCATTTCCCGTCGGAAGGGTTGAGATGATGTATTTGTATCCCTTGGTTTTTGAGGAATATCTCGAGGCCATAGGGGAGGAAAGAATTTTGAGATTCATCAATGGTGTCGGGCACAATGATGTGTTGTCCGGTGTCGTGGCAGACAAACTACGAAATTTTTACCGCGATTATTTGATAATAGGTGGCATGCCAGAACCTATAAAAAAGTTTCTTCTGACCTCCAGCATGATGGAGGCCCAAAAAACGGCAGAAAATCTTGTAAAAACTCTGGAAGAAGATTTTAGGAAGTATCAATCGCGATTTGACACGTCACATCTTGAGTTGATATTTGGTGAGATCCCAAAGTGGATTGGAAGGCAAATCAATTATTCAAAACTCAATGCTACTATTCTTACCCCCCAACAGGTTTCAAAGGGCGTGGAACTTTTACGAAAAGCCATGCTTATAACAAAAGTGAATGCAATAACTTCAGCACGGTTTCCTCTTGCTCCGCGCACGAAAATTCATCCCAAACTTTTTTATCTAGATGTGGGGCTTGCACAAAACAGAAATAGAATTACAAAAGACATTATGGAATCTCCTCTCTTGTCTTCCGTTTATGGTGGTGGCTTAGTTGAACAGTTTGTTGCCCAAGAAATTCTTGCACTGACCAGCTCTGCAAAAAAGCCGGAATTGTTCTTCTGGGTTTCTGAAAACAGAACGTCTACGGCCGATGTGGATTTTATCCTGCCACACGAAAATTTCATAATACCGATTGAGGTAAAATCTGGCAAGGGAACGACACTTGCGTCATTGCACAGATTTAATACCCTCTATAAACCGCCAATATCCGTCAGGGTTTATGATGGAAATATTTGTCTTGAAACAATATTCGTCAAACTTTCAACGGGCGAAAAAATCTCATACAAGCTGCTTTCAATACCCCATTTTTTAATTAGGCAACTACCGCGGCTCATTACAGACCTTAGAATAAGTGACCCCAGTGAATCGAGTAGGCCCCTTCCCAATTGAGAACCCTTTTACTCAAAATTTTTAATTTCCACCTTAGCTTTTACTTTCCACCATGGCGTCATTCATCAATTTTTTGGCCGTTTAAAAACAAACAGCACAACCACTTATCGATGTTACGAACCCTGCATGCCTTCCACCTTTACTGACCTGGCACGTTAATTGCTAGACCATCTAGACTATATTGAAGACAAAACGTCTGATCATAAAAACCGTCCTTTCACCTTGTGAGGTGAAGGACAAAAAAAGGGGGTAGTTATGGCCGTGCAAAAATCAATGGCTAGTTCGTCACTTGCAGAAGTTATCGATCGCATCCTTGACAAAGGGATCGTAATTGATGCTTGGGCAAGGCTTTCGCTCGTGGGGATCGAATTCCTATCTCTCGAGGCCAGGGTCGTGGTCGCCGGGGTCGAGACCTATTTGAAATATGCCGAAGCGATTGGCTTAACAACCAGCGCTGCTCAACCTGCCTAAATAAAAGTTTCAAGGGGGTTTGCCGAGCGAACCCTTCGCTTTAAAACGAAGGCTCCGTTTGCCAAACCGTCTGAACCTTGAATACCAAGGAGCAGTGTGGTGCCCGTACCTGAAGAGATCCGAAGCTTAGCAGAGGGCGTTGTGGCCTCGTTTGAATTGGGGGTCAACGCCGTGGGTCGCCTGATTGAGCAGGGGCTTGAACTTCTCGACGGCTATCGTCGCGAGCAAGAAGCGGTTCAAGGGCGGCTTCGCAATGCCTTGACCTTAGTTGGAAGCCTTCGAAGGAAAGACTTCGATGGGATCATGGGCAGGATTCTCGCGTTCCAGTTGAGCCGAGAATCCGAAATCAAGACGCTCATCAGGGAATCCCTAAAAAAGCAGAGGGGGCTCGCCGCGAGGCTTAAACACTCTCTCGAGGCTGGCATCTTCCAAGAGGTGGAACGGTGCAAGGAAGGGCTTTCCAGGCTAATCGATGAAGCGAGGGAAGAGATTTTTGCGTTTCAACGGGAGCAGGAAAAGATCCGCTCCGCCCTTGAGGCGCTTGAGGCCAACACTCTGGTATCGGCCAGGGAATTCAAGAAGGTCATTGGTGATCTCGAGACGGAACTTTTTGGTGCGGACAACAAACAGGTAGCGGCCATGGGAAATGGCTAACACAAGAAAGGATGGTTAATGATATGGGACTCGCAGAACAATTCGTAAATTTGGGGGAGGATTTTCTGGGCGCTTTTGATGCCAGAGTGAACTTCCTCGGAAAGAATATCGTTGATGTGAAGAACTTGAAGCTGGACACCCATAAGCTCCAGAACAAGTTCGCCAAGGAGCAGAAGGCCATGGGAAACAAGCTCCGAGCCGATCTCGGCGCCTTTGTGGACGACTTGACCGGAACCGTTGAGGCTCTGCAGCACAAATTCCAAAAACAACAACGGACAGTCCATCAGGATTGCACGGCCGCGCATCGAGCGTGGGAAAAGGTTGAGAAGACGATGCAAGCCAAGCGCCGTAATTTAAAAAACGCCGTCAATGCAGCAAAACAGAAGGCATCTCGCTCTAAGTAACTAAGATGCCTTTTCACGGAAGGTCACCCCTCCGCGCTTGAAGGCGGATGGTTGATCCTCCCTGGGGGATGACATGAATCAATCGGAAAAGATCGTTTGTGCCTTTTGCCACGGCCGCGGGGTAGTCCGTATTGCCAAATCATTAAAAAACAAGTTCCACCTGTGTCACGATTGCAAAGGGACAGGGATGGAAACTGAAACCAGGGAATCGGGGGGAGGCTTGCTATGGAAGTTGATCAAGGGGCCATGACCGTCGTGCAGCCCAAGGCCGGCGAAGGTTTTATCGAAACCTCTTTTATCAAAGGTGTCTTGGATCGGGCCATGCATTATCTAAAGGCCGGTTTTCCGGTTCATCTACGCGGTATCGCGGGGACCGGCAAAACGACCTTGGCATTGCGTCTTGCCGAGTTCTTGAACAGACCGGTGGTATGGCTGCA
This genomic window contains:
- a CDS encoding ATP-binding protein, which codes for MYFPRFLSSDLSRWRRQIDHKPLIVRGARQVGKSFLIEEFGRREFKNVVVVNFERESSMRKLFSSEDQIKSILNQIEITKNVSIEPENTLLFLDEIQACPDAITKLRYFYEEFPKYYVIAAGSLLEFILDEQIRSFPVGRVEMMYLYPLVFEEYLEAIGEERILRFINGVGHNDVLSGVVADKLRNFYRDYLIIGGMPEPIKKFLLTSSMMEAQKTAENLVKTLEEDFRKYQSRFDTSHLELIFGEIPKWIGRQINYSKLNATILTPQQVSKGVELLRKAMLITKVNAITSARFPLAPRTKIHPKLFYLDVGLAQNRNRITKDIMESPLLSSVYGGGLVEQFVAQEILALTSSAKKPELFFWVSENRTSTADVDFILPHENFIIPIEVKSGKGTTLASLHRFNTLYKPPISVRVYDGNICLETIFVKLSTGEKISYKLLSIPHFLIRQLPRLITDLRISDPSESSRPLPN
- the gvpA gene encoding gas vesicle structural protein GvpA, which produces MAVQKSMASSSLAEVIDRILDKGIVIDAWARLSLVGIEFLSLEARVVVAGVETYLKYAEAIGLTTSAAQPA